The Streptomyces sp. NBC_00286 nucleotide sequence GGCCTGGCCGCGGTCAGGAACGCCATCCCGGTCGTGCACGACGACGGGCTCGCCGAGTGGCATGAGGCCGGGCGCGACCAGCCGCACTCGCTGATGGGCGTCGGGCTGATGGCCACCGTCTGCGAGATGGCCTGGAACCAGGGCATCGACCTGTACGGCTACGACGACAACCGCTTCCTCAAGGGCGCTCAGTACGTGGCCAAGTGGAGCCTGGGGGGTGATGTGCCGTACACGCCCAGCACCCGCGAGAGGGGCTCGATGGTCCGCCGGTCGGTGCCCGAGACCACTTCACAGGTGGCCCCCGCCGACCCGGCCATGACGCGGCCGGTCTGGGCCATGATCGCCAACCACTACACCAAGCGGCGGGGACTGTCCGCCACGTACGTCACCCAGGCCGCCGCCAAGGTCGCGCCCGAAGGCGGGGGTGGGGACTACGGATGGAACAGCGGAGGATTCGACCAATTGGGTTTCGGCACACTGGCGTTCACGCGGGACAGGGCCGCGGATACGGCGGCTTCGCCCGGGTCGGCTGCGGCTGACTCCGGCGGGGCGGGCGAGGGGTCGGGCCCCGGTGCCGGCTCGGGCTCCGGTGCGTCCCCGCAGGGTGGGACGCCGTCCACGTCCGCCTCCCCGGCGGCGGATGGTGATCTCGCCGCGACCGGGTCCGACGACATAGTCGGCTGGACCGCCGCGGCGGGTGTCACGGCGATCGCCGGCGGACTGCTGTTCCTGCGCCGCCGCGACCGGATACGGCGCGACGGCAGGCAGTAGTCGGCCGACCGGGTCCCAGCGCCACGCAGTAGTCGGCCGACCCGGTCCCAGCGCCACGCAGTAGTCGGCCGACCCGGTCCCAGCGCCACGCAGTAGTCGGCCGACCCGGTCCCAGCGCCACGCAGTAGTCGGCCGACCCGGTCCCAGCGCCACGCAGTAGTCGGCCGACCCGGTCCCAGCGCCACGCAGTAGTCGGCCGACCCGGTCCCAGCGCCACGCAGTAGTCGGCCGACCAGGCCCGGTGGCCCCACTGCCCGCGGCCGGGCAGGCGGCACCGGCTGCCCGGCCGTACGCAGTAACCGGTCGCTGTAACCGGTCGCTGCGCGTGTCAGCCCCGGGGACCGACTACGAGGAAGGAGCGGCTGGCTCGGTATGCGGCGGTGTTCTCGGCGGGGTCGAGCCAGAGTTGGAGGTTGTCCCGGTGGCGAAGGTAGCGGCCTGGGTAGTTGTACGACTCCAGGGAGAGTGACCCGGTGGCGGTACCGGAGCGGGGGCAGAAGGTGGCGTCCTTCTGGAAGAGGGCGGATCCGTCGTGGGTGTCCACCTTGATGCGGAAGGCGTAGTGCCGCAGGTATCGGCCCTTGGCGTCCCTGAGTGAGTAGCAGTCCGGGTCGGCGAGACCGGGGACGAACCTGAAAGTGGCGTTCTGTCGGGTGACTGTGGAGCTGGTGGAGCCGACCGGAGTCAGGACACCGAAGCGGGCGGCGGCCTGGCTGACGTAGTGGCCGGGGACGTCGACCGACCGCAGGGCATGGCGCCCCGACAACCGCGCGGCGGCCGATGGAGTCGGGGTGGGCGAGGCCTGCGCCGCAGGTGAGGCGGACACGCTCGGGGCCGACGGGGCAGGAGGGGACTGCGGGGCCGCTGCGGCGGGTCGCGGGGCCGGCTCGTCCGATCGCGTGCCCGCGTACCAGGCCACCGCTGCGGCCGTGACCACCACCGCACCCGCGGTCGCCGCAGCCACCGGCTTGGCAGTCAGCTTGCCGAGGTGGCGCGCCACCCGCCCGGCGCCGCCCGCCGCCTCCGCGCCCGCGCCGGCCGTCGCCCCGCTCGAGCCTGCCGTCAGCGCCTTGGTCAGCACCAGCCCGGTCAGGCCGATCGGTACGGGCACCAGTGCGAAGCCGCCCAGCAGCCTCTGCGCAGGTATCAGGTCGGAGCCACGGGACAGGCACTGCGGGCAGTCGCGGACGTGACGTGCCAGCCGCTTGCGCCACAGTGCGGCCGGCCGCCCGTCCCACGAGGTGAGCGTGGCCGCCAGTTCCGGGCAGCGTGGCGCGGCGGCCACGGCCCGTACCACGGCGCGGGCGGTCTCCAGCCGTTCCTTGATCCGTTGGACGCGCACCGCGGCATGCTGGGGGGTGAGGCCGCAGGCCGCCGCCAATTCGCCGCGGGTCAGTTCACCGCCGGCCTCCATCCACCACAGCGCGAGCACCTCGCGTTCCTCGTCCTCCAGCCAGCGGGTCGCCTCCACCACTTCGCGACGCTGGCCCGACAGCGTCAGCCGGAGGATCGCCAGGTCGGCGAAGTCGGCCTGCGGATCCGCCTCATGGACGGTCTCCTCCAGTGGTGCCGCGACCGGCCGGCTCTGCCGGCTGCGCCACCGGTCGCGGACCTGCCGTACAGCGATCGCGACCAGCCACGAGCGGAACCGGTCCGGTCGTTCCAACCCGGGCAACCCGTTCAGGACGCGCAGCATCGTCTCCTGGACCACATCGTCGACGTCGCTGTGTCCGTCCAACGCTCGCCCGACGATGTTGTAGACCAGCGGCAGACTGTCCCGTACCAGCTGCTCCGAAGCCTGCCGGTCCCCGGCCCGCGCAGCCACGACGACAGCCACGTCCGGCCGCTGCTGCACGTCCTGCGAAGCCACCCGTCCCCCTGTCTCATCGCCGCGCCGATGTGTCCAGGGGCGACAGTGTGCCAGGAGCGAAGCCGGGGGACTCCCGTGGGTCGCACATGCGGTTGCCCCCTGGCCGCAGGAAGAAGCACATCGAGCCGACGTCTTCGCCGGTTCCTCCGCCCTTCGGGCTGCCGCCCGCCGGGTGTGGACCCAGACCCGCCCCCAGGACACCCGGAACCTGACCGACCTCGCCCTGGCGCAGGACCCCGTCTCCGCCGACAACCTGGCGGGCTGAACTCCCCACCCGCGACATCCCCGACCGCATACGGGCCTTCCGCCGGATCATCGTGGTGCACGACGGCCAGGGCGAACCGCTGGACACGAGCCCCGGGGGACGCGCGAAACGCCGGACGCTCGACCGCTACTTCCACGAGTGCGGCACCACCACCGTGGACGGCGCGCGCGTCACCGTCCACGTGCGCGGCGAGGCGCCTTGCTCCTGGTTCACCGCCCGCCTACGGCCGCCATCACCCGCGCCCGTTCCGATACGGAGGCGGAAGTTCACACTACAAATGTGCAAATTCCCTTGATTACTCGTTCCCCCGGAACAGCCCTGCGCGCCCGGACGTCTTATGAGTCAAGAGTGCACACACGCACAACTCACGGGGAATACGGGGGTATTCGCATGAGTGATCGTCGCTTTGCCGCGCGCGATGCGCGGATCCGGGCCGCCGAGGCCGAGTTCCAGCGCCACGTACCGGTCCACACCGCCAACGGGGAAGAG carries:
- a CDS encoding alginate lyase family protein, whose product is MTPPISRRSVLKATGTAVGAVAIGTTLAPTPAGAAGAAAFAHPGLLHTRADLDRMAAKVKAGAEPYTAGFAKLTANRHAQSSWVANPQTVVYRGQNSPSPQNYWILYRDIHAAYQNALRYHVSGDTAYADTAVAILNAWSAKLTRIDGDADRFLAAGIYGYQAANAAELVRDHDDFELERFQKTMLDVFCKVSQAFIVDHNGTYPKHYWANWDLCNLACVMATGIFCDDRARFEQAVEYFKNGDGLAAVRNAIPVVHDDGLAEWHEAGRDQPHSLMGVGLMATVCEMAWNQGIDLYGYDDNRFLKGAQYVAKWSLGGDVPYTPSTRERGSMVRRSVPETTSQVAPADPAMTRPVWAMIANHYTKRRGLSATYVTQAAAKVAPEGGGGDYGWNSGGFDQLGFGTLAFTRDRAADTAASPGSAAADSGGAGEGSGPGAGSGSGASPQGGTPSTSASPAADGDLAATGSDDIVGWTAAAGVTAIAGGLLFLRRRDRIRRDGRQ
- a CDS encoding sigma-70 family RNA polymerase sigma factor, which produces MASQDVQQRPDVAVVVAARAGDRQASEQLVRDSLPLVYNIVGRALDGHSDVDDVVQETMLRVLNGLPGLERPDRFRSWLVAIAVRQVRDRWRSRQSRPVAAPLEETVHEADPQADFADLAILRLTLSGQRREVVEATRWLEDEEREVLALWWMEAGGELTRGELAAACGLTPQHAAVRVQRIKERLETARAVVRAVAAAPRCPELAATLTSWDGRPAALWRKRLARHVRDCPQCLSRGSDLIPAQRLLGGFALVPVPIGLTGLVLTKALTAGSSGATAGAGAEAAGGAGRVARHLGKLTAKPVAAATAGAVVVTAAAVAWYAGTRSDEPAPRPAAAAPQSPPAPSAPSVSASPAAQASPTPTPSAAARLSGRHALRSVDVPGHYVSQAAARFGVLTPVGSTSSTVTRQNATFRFVPGLADPDCYSLRDAKGRYLRHYAFRIKVDTHDGSALFQKDATFCPRSGTATGSLSLESYNYPGRYLRHRDNLQLWLDPAENTAAYRASRSFLVVGPRG